GCTAACTAAAGAGACGTGCACACCTACTTCTTAGTTCTTACCCTCTTCTACAACTATCTTAAACTTGTTGTACTCGAATTCTTCAGGATGCACGGCATACTGTTCTGGCAGGACAGGTACAACTGGACGCTTACTAGCCCCGGATATTGTCCAAACAAACAATCCGAAGAATGTTCCCAGTGCACCACAGGCAGTGCCAACAATCAGCGCAGCAAGAACTTTTAGAAAACAATCGCTTCTCTTATGAACCACTGGAACTTTAGTCTTCTCCACAACAGTTTTCTCAGGATCCAATGGCTCAGAGTGCATCCAATGCGGTGCCTGCCTCACCTTAAAACTCCACGAGCACACATTGCATTTCTGTGATGAATTTCCACTTGAGGAACTCAATCCCACAAACACCTCATCCTCCTTCCAAATCTTGGATACATCAATCGAATAAGAAAGCAATGGCTCAACAGGCCTTACATGACCTACTTTACTCAACCTAACCTCTAATTTCTTTGAACTCGCTTCATAATCAATCCAAGCTTGCAATTTCTCACCATTATTCAACACCAACTTCATCAAAGAAACATTACTCACTTTAACAGAAACAAAGCTATCAACATCAATACCCACATGATTATCATTCAAATCACCATGTTTTCGATCCTTAAACGTATCGAATTCAACACTCAAGAACCTAATTTTCTTCTGACCCAAAAGCCCAAATGAACCACCATCAAACTCATTCATATCATATTCAACAGGAACCATAAAAAAAGCCAAACCATCACCACTATCTTGTGACATTGAAAATGAAAAATATGTAGAAAAAGAAACCAAACTTGAAGGCATCCCCTCAAGAAGCCTAAAGGGTTTCTTATACACAACTCTTCCAGCACTATGCAACAAAGAACTAGTCATTTCAACACACAAACTATCATTACCAACCTTAGAATCACCATAAAGACTAATCTTAGACTCAAAGTTTGAATCTTTACTAAAGTTCTTGAAATAAAAAGATGATCTTGAATCAGCAGCTACTAAATTCAAGAAAACAGCAAAGATGGGTAAGAAAACAATATACCTCAAAGTGTAAAATCTGACCATCTTGATGCCTGATTAACTTGAGTTTAAGACCTTTGAGTTTTGTTTTTTCATGTACTAGTACAAGTAGAGTTTATGACTTGTGAGTTGAACTAACTAAGTTGGAGAAGTACAAGTAAATTCTCTAGGGTTTGAGTTTGCATtggagagaaaaagagagataAATGCTTGGGAAAATGGGCACTTTATTGTGGTGGTGGTGGAAAGATAATGGTGGGTTTGGCTTGGAGGTTGTGAAAATTAAATACCTTTACTCTTTACTGCCACACCACACTTGTTGTTTTGCTCAGTGGTTGCTGACTGAGGGAATATATAAATCTTAGCAGATTCTTGGGGTCATGCTCATGCCCCCTACTACATTAGTACATTCTCAGCAAGGTTATTCAAATCCCATATCAATTTTTTTGTTCAAATTCGAGTATTTGTCGAAAATCTTGAATACTCGTTTTCAACATTCGAGTACTCATTCTAATGTTACTTGTCCGAGTTAACTGATTTTTCCGAAGTTCAATCTTATTGTTAGATTTTTAATAGGGACACGTTTTAACCAGACTCGAAACTCGACCTCTTGTTGAACAGAAAATCCTATAGGCACAAAACAAAATAGATCACAGAGAACAGAAGACTACAATGACAACAGGAGCACTGAAGATGTAAATAAATACCTTCTTCAAACTAAAATATTAGGGCTAAACTCTTTATAAGTAACTGATTTTTGAATGACCAAGTGTTGAAGAGAAGTTTGACCTGCAGAGTTGTGTTAAAATCTAGAGAGTTGTGTTAAAATCTAGTAAAATGAAGTCCAATAATTTAAGTTGTAGGGGCAGAATGCAGATATGAAAAGAGAGAGACATGTGAAACAACACTCACACAAAGAAAAACAAAACAACAGCTGTACTTGTCACTAGTATCAAAAGCATCACCAATAATATATGCGTACTACTACATTGTTATGTATTTTTATTACTCGTGTTTATGGACCCAACATCTCTTAATATAGCGATATCTCGCCCGCTTTCTTTTTACAAAGGTAGTCACATAGAAGGGTTGTGGGCAAAAGAAGATTCCACAAAACACCGACACCTTTGGGTCAATAAAAATACTGCAACAAATTTGTATGTAAGATAATGGTGTTGCACGTTTATGTCTACTTTAGCATTTGTCTTGTTATCTTAACGAAATacgaaaaaatgacaaaaatacctttttttttaaattttgtgaCAACAATACCATTTTTTGAAATATTTGGCCAAAAATACCTACCTAATATGCATTTTAAAATTGGGTATTACTAATACGCATTTTAAAAATGGATAACttgtataaaaaaaattaaaattttttaaaaaaaaaaaaaataattatggATACGCATTCGTGAGATGCGTATCATGCCTTCACAAAGCATGATACGCATGTCAGTAATGCGTATCATGATTTtactttcttttttttttgtttttttaaataaTACTCATTTGTCAAATGCGTAATAGCCTTACCCATTTTTGAAATGCGTATTAGAAATGTATTTTTGGCCATATCTTTCAAAAACAGGTATTCCTGTTACATTTTCTAAAAAAAGGTATTTTTGGTCATCACCCACGAAATACTAACAAATTTAACTGATAAGAGGAAATACAACAAATCTTGACGAGCTTTTAAGTACAATTATAAGAAATTTGACAAAAAATGGTACTTCAACATCTTAGTGGTATatcttttcaaatttattaatgTAATCTGTACTATATTTataatatactattataaacaaAACATAGCATAATTTGGTTGGTTAGTTAACACCCTCCAAAAATATAGTAGTACCTTCTAAAAACACAAATTAagattttaatatattttttaaatcaCAAATGTGAcgtacatacatacatacaaacACTTCGTTGTGATCATAACACAGCGTACTCCTCCTCTCAATCTTCTTGCATTTGAATAACCAACCGATacttattttaaataatatatataaacaatttatatattactaattattttaataatattaattatttttaacaatCCATCCATATTATTaaactatactattataagcaaaatATAAGATAATTTAATTGGTTGTTTGACACCTTCCAAAAAAATATTAGCATTTTCTAAAAACAcaaattaaaatttatataaattttatttaacataaaatactctcattaataaattaatattcaCAATATTATTATATCAATATATCATGTTTCGTTTGGCCGGTTGGTTAACGCCCAAAAGTATGTTAACATTTTCAAAAATAAAGTTTAAATAAATagtataatttaatttaaaaaaataaaacatgtatctaatataactacaaactctatcaAAAATTAttcaacttaatttctaatcgcATTCAACTTTTTTTTCTTACCTTATTTGTAGGAACCAAACacttctaaaattaattttactaatttaaattataatataacaaaataatataatttacaTACAAAATTATAGgaggactttttaagattttagcccgtgcatcgcacgggttataggctagtatactataataaccgaaatgagatataatttgtagtttgtttgacccctcattttggttatccctttACATCACGACCGTcagatcttcttcatcaaataaaTAAAGCCGTTAGATCCACATACTAAAAAAATACACTTcacaagttctcaggttcgaatcccgtcacaacaagtatttatattattatttataaaaatacatataagttCTTAGGTTCGAATCCAtttaacaacaaacatttatattatttataaaactACTTATAAGTTTTCAGATTCGAATCTCACTCACCAGCAACAAACATTTATAAATAAGATCTCATCAATCATATATTATTTATACTATTTGAACCTAACTTAAAATTGTAATTATATAATCATtgtttagtatttaattatttatatagaattttaataaaattaaaaatatataaatattaaccaaGACCCGTGCGTCACATGGGCCTTAAGCTAGTAATAATGAATAAGAAGTATAGAGATTATTGTTAGAGTTAAAATACAGAATCATATCCTAAATTACTAAGAATCAATATTTTATACTGTTTATAAAAAAAACTACTAGCATATTGTTGGACTGTTGTGTATAATTGTAACTTCACAATAATAATGGGTAATTATATCTATAATAACAAGAATAAGGCAAATAACCAAATAATcaactaacgaaacaaaacacgaagaCAATAACAAATTATAAAGACTGTAACtgacaaagaaagtaaaaaaaattataacaatCATTATAGTCATTTTGCATCTAGCATTAGGCTTGCTCTAACAAATTTAACTAATAATAATCAGACAGATGCATAATTCCTAGCTATCTTAACAAAAAGCGGTGGTTGAGGTATTGCCTCCACCGAAACAGGTTAAGGGTTCGACATAGGTGAGACGTTACAACATTTGCAAACTCGAAAATTGGAAATGCATTCGGTTATCACCATCTTAATCATTAGGATGAAGATAAATCTTGCTAATTTTGTGTGGAAATAGAGTGGATGATAAGAATGATGGACCAGAACAGCAGAGACATGCATCACAAGTGGCCTACTTCATAACAAAGATTGGATGGTACCCACATGAAGGTGTCGATATAACGTTACTATCTTATCTTGTTGAAAATGAGTTGTCGTCTGTCAAAATCGACACCCGCATTTCTACTTCACTTTCAAGCattatttttaagttttttttctTGGTGGAGGGATGAATGGTTTTCGAAACAAAAATAGTAAATCttaaaaaaagaaacaaaaaataataattaacaataaatattCCATAACTATAATAACCAGAATTATGTATAACTTGGTATTAGGGGTACATATGGGTCGGGTTAGACGGGTTAGAGCCATTTTAGCAACTCGACCCAATTAAATCGGTTTGAAAATTAACAACCCGACCCATAAAAAAAAATGCAACCCAATCCTACCCTTTACCcatcggtttggttcggtttgggTTGGGTTGAACGATTTGTTAAAAGTTATTCAAAATATATAGttgataaaaaatatatttatgatataaGACTATTTGCGGAGACGTACGAATTCATAAACAAGATCATGTTATGTGTCATTCGAGAacattttttagatatctttcGAGATACACATCATTACTTTACGATAAACTCTTGGGTTTATTTGTAGTAATATATGTTTTCTacacaaaaaaacaaaaaatctCTAATGGTGTATGAAAAACAAATTATATAATTGACTATAATTGATATGCAACAAATTTAGTTTGAAATTGAATAACATATTTATACAAGAAGTATAGAATAGagatatgtatatatttatactAATAAATTAAAAATTCGGATTGAGTTGGTTAAAAATAACTTAAAACccatgttaggaatatatgtgcattagtttgatgatatgtttaacaaaacacttaagtagaaatttagtgtcagtagcctcaacggataagaccactttggctatccgttgatggtgtagctttacttagaaataagtctagtattgtagcatatttcagtctctgtatttaaaatgtaattcttagaagttgagagaaactataagtcatgttgactactagatgatatgcagataggaaggccaattgtaaatatttcatgccttgtaattttgtataaatgaagtggtatcaacggatgacttaaagaccttcaacggatgagaagctaagcttcaacggatgtctctaaaacttcaacggataacatccttcaacggatgagagcatcaacggatgagagcatcaacggataacatccttcaacggatgaagtcatcaacggatgaaagcttcaacggatgttctgctaattagccgttgataagtggtagttgtacctacagacagaggcacatgggttgacagagaaaactgagatgtggtagccgaatttcaggatcaacagaaaaagcagccgttcttctttagtacaaagatgcaatagtcaacaaagtactggagtgaacaggaaaagaagcaagtgaagaacttattttactattgtaattttatattgtttttcacttgtacacttggtaatatataaaccaagaagaagctagtaattagagagagattttccagagctgttaagaaatatcttgagagaaaattcatctagtttgtactaggatgcagctgtgatcaacattgttgaacacagattttctaatataccatctctggtggaacaacaaatccaccagaaaagtttttaaagtttgttgtgttctttacattttgtgtttgaatatatatctgtctgcattagctcaaagcaattcatacacttgttcatctagaacacactgctttaataaacttctcaaaacctgaaaaagttttgagatttacattcaaccccccttctgtaaatctcattgttagtcctctaggaataacaattggtatcagagcaggctcttgacatacaaagagtttaaagatcttggaatctaacaaagatgagtaagaaggatattggagtaaagatcacagttcttgacaaagacagttatcaccattggaaggtgaaaatgcaccttcatctactctcccaagatgaaggttatgtaaactgcattgagaatggtcctcacattccccacaaagtagccacagttgctacggccacaattgctgttggtcaatccattccaaaacctagagcagaatggataatggaagacacagaagaagtccacaaggataagaaggctatgaacattttgtttaatggtcttgacaaggatatgtttgataatgtgataaattgttcaactgccaaagaggtttgggacatagttcagttgctgtgtgaaggtacagaacaagtaaaagagaacaaaatgcagcttctcattcaacagtatgagtactttcattttgaagagaatgaatctttaaatgacacatttaatagattccaaaagctgttgaatggactgaagctgtatggtagagtgtaccaggtgaaggattcaaatcttaaatttttgagatccttaccgaaggaatggaaacccatgactgtttccttaagaaactctcaggattataaggactttactcttgaaagattatatggaatcttgaagacttatgaactagagttggaacaggatgaggtattggagagggggagaaagaaaggaggttcagttgcattggtagctgaaaatgagaaagaatgcagaaaagaaactgtgagatctacatcaagctccaaagatggtgtaagaaatccagaatcagacaagggtaaagagcaagttgctgaaaatgaagacaactccagtcaagatgactctgatggtattgatgagcatcttgcatttctgtccaggagatttgcaaagatgaagttcaggaaaaacactagagccactaaaccctataagaacatggtggacaaatccaagttcaagtgttttaattgtggtataagtggacattttgcaagtgagtgcagaaagccaacctctgaaaagaagaaatttgaacaagtagattacaaaaagaaatattttgatctactcaaacagaaggaaagggctttcattactcaagaaaaggactgggcagctgatggagatgaagaggatgaagatgtggattatgtcaaccttgctctcatggctgattctgaagaaaacgaagttagttcatcaagcaatcaggtaatcactactgatttaacacagcttactaaagaagagtgcaatgatgctttcaatgacatgtctactgaattatatcatttgcgtgtgtctcttaaatctcttgctaaagaaaatagtaggatcaaagagaacaatctgtttttaagtaatagaaatactgtgttagaaaataagttgattgacctagagaaaaccaaattgcattgtatatctgttgaaaatgaactagctgaatctgttaagaaagtagaaatactttccaatcaattagagaaagagcaagaggtgattaaagcctggaaaacatctagggatgtaagtgctcaaattgccaaagtccaaggaattgaatcattctgtgaaactgcctgggataaaaataaaaagaaactggaattaattgatggactgtcaacggatgtggaatcaacggatgatgaaagttatccgttgaaggaagaaaaggaacatccgttgaaggttcctcaattaaaacaggcagatgtttctaaaagagaaaatctaaagaaactcaacaaaaagtttggttcaacttcaaagaactttgtcaaagaagaagcaagcacatccaaagatgtcagaaaggtgaatgtagggcacatgaccttagaacagttaaacaataggctcaagatggttgaggataaaaaggaatccaaaaggaaatccaacagaaatgggaaggtaggagttaacaaacataacaattacacacctgacaagtatgctcctagaaaaagctgtgtgcattgtagtagtgttaatcatctatctgctaattgtaaatctattaagaaatctcccataactgtaccctcttccatgcctaacatgtttgtatcacctctacatgctatgcctgttatgtctcaacaaaatccttatgcacatt
This genomic interval from Apium graveolens cultivar Ventura chromosome 8, ASM990537v1, whole genome shotgun sequence contains the following:
- the LOC141678129 gene encoding lectin-like protein At1g53070, yielding MVRFYTLRYIVFLPIFAVFLNLVAADSRSSFYFKNFSKDSNFESKISLYGDSKVGNDSLCVEMTSSLLHSAGRVVYKKPFRLLEGMPSSLVSFSTYFSFSMSQDSGDGLAFFMVPVEYDMNEFDGGSFGLLGQKKIRFLSVEFDTFKDRKHGDLNDNHVGIDVDSFVSVKVSNVSLMKLVLNNGEKLQAWIDYEASSKKLEVRLSKVGHVRPVEPLLSYSIDVSKIWKEDEVFVGLSSSSGNSSQKCNVCSWSFKVRQAPHWMHSEPLDPEKTVVEKTKVPVVHKRSDCFLKVLAALIVGTACGALGTFFGLFVWTISGASKRPVVPVLPEQYAVHPEEFEYNKFKIVVEEGKN